One Halorientalis litorea DNA segment encodes these proteins:
- a CDS encoding PGF-CTERM sorting domain-containing protein, which translates to MSRSNPLLAVVCVALLTTSLFVGVAGAQLDSEPTDPPETADDAFVQDDGSVVLVYESEEELDEDARTEYGAEVGSNLLYFLAIEPVEDPGATAATGNATAMLTDSELTANGTFSVPTPESLDTLSADISGQSTSENARMDATLATTFSLGAAGPAGLSESATVAGNVTTTASSFQTAGSVTAQLRTGSEQSTRMSYTLSESDGDYTLEAEREETLSSFQTGDWNSREQAVATIERQFADAAAEFGGSADVTVSAYDFEEQSDGSARLDIAYTVQYENIKEGLSDTIASDLSESETVDMSQSEIDSVAERVQQLSLDGASFEMESTDGKITASYNLGLRNYDEAALAALDVATATEGGGASEEQIEQLRAQFEAQDASDLSQRFEWSIEYDQPDAQTGAVDAELRYRTENYDAYVQELESRGISTSETTYDFTAETDDGVIDAEGTMSVEGESLVDETVGQLLNASQANPSTDEETVEFLEGLQRANFTRARTDVTLDDENVTVEAGAQFQNLSALGGAIAATGDFPDSVESVVGRTEDDTLHSYVRVRNAVDSDASEDDVRNLAGVDDETDIHMPGDYDREFPEMDTQRAADYLGVEAETGGSGPGFGVAAAVLALLSIALLARRRD; encoded by the coding sequence ATGAGTCGTAGCAATCCCCTCCTCGCCGTCGTCTGCGTTGCCCTCCTCACGACGAGTCTCTTCGTCGGGGTAGCAGGCGCGCAGTTGGACTCGGAACCGACGGACCCGCCCGAGACGGCCGACGACGCCTTCGTCCAAGACGACGGGAGTGTCGTCCTCGTCTACGAGAGTGAGGAAGAACTCGACGAGGACGCACGGACGGAGTACGGTGCCGAAGTGGGGTCGAACCTCCTGTACTTCCTCGCCATCGAACCGGTCGAGGACCCGGGTGCAACCGCAGCCACCGGTAACGCCACCGCGATGCTGACCGACTCGGAACTGACGGCGAACGGGACCTTCTCGGTTCCGACGCCGGAGTCCCTCGACACGCTGTCTGCCGACATCTCGGGGCAGTCGACGAGTGAGAACGCCCGGATGGACGCCACGCTCGCGACGACGTTCTCCCTCGGCGCGGCCGGACCCGCCGGACTGTCGGAGTCGGCGACTGTCGCCGGCAACGTGACGACGACAGCCTCCTCCTTCCAGACTGCCGGGTCCGTGACCGCACAGCTCCGGACCGGCTCCGAGCAATCGACGCGGATGTCGTACACGCTCTCGGAGTCCGACGGTGACTACACCCTCGAAGCCGAACGCGAGGAGACGCTCTCGTCGTTCCAGACCGGCGACTGGAACTCCCGCGAACAGGCCGTCGCGACGATAGAACGTCAGTTCGCCGACGCGGCCGCGGAGTTCGGCGGGTCGGCGGACGTGACCGTCTCGGCCTACGACTTCGAGGAGCAATCCGACGGCTCCGCACGCCTCGACATCGCGTACACCGTCCAGTACGAGAACATCAAAGAGGGGCTGTCCGACACCATCGCAAGCGACCTCTCGGAGAGCGAAACCGTCGACATGAGCCAGTCGGAAATCGATAGCGTCGCCGAGCGCGTCCAACAACTCTCGCTCGACGGGGCGTCGTTCGAGATGGAGAGCACCGACGGTAAAATAACCGCGAGCTACAACCTCGGCCTCCGGAACTACGACGAGGCCGCACTCGCCGCGCTCGACGTGGCCACCGCCACCGAAGGCGGGGGGGCCAGCGAGGAGCAAATCGAACAGCTGCGCGCGCAGTTCGAGGCACAGGACGCCTCGGACCTCTCCCAGCGGTTCGAGTGGTCCATCGAGTACGACCAACCCGACGCACAGACGGGGGCGGTCGACGCCGAACTCCGGTACCGGACCGAGAACTACGACGCCTACGTGCAGGAACTCGAATCACGCGGCATCTCCACGTCCGAGACGACGTACGACTTCACCGCCGAAACCGACGACGGCGTCATCGACGCCGAGGGGACCATGTCGGTAGAAGGAGAGAGCCTCGTCGACGAGACGGTCGGCCAGTTGCTCAACGCCTCGCAGGCGAACCCGTCCACCGACGAGGAGACCGTCGAGTTCCTCGAAGGCCTGCAGCGGGCCAACTTCACTCGCGCCCGGACTGACGTCACGCTCGACGACGAGAACGTGACCGTCGAAGCCGGCGCGCAGTTCCAGAACCTGAGCGCGCTCGGCGGGGCCATCGCCGCGACCGGTGACTTCCCCGACTCGGTCGAGAGTGTCGTCGGCCGCACCGAGGACGACACTCTCCACAGTTACGTCAGAGTACGGAACGCCGTCGACAGCGACGCCAGCGAGGACGACGTGCGTAACCTCGCCGGTGTCGACGACGAGACGGACATCCACATGCCGGGCGACTACGACCGCGAGTTCCCCGAGATGGACACGCAACGCGCCGCCGACTACCTCGGCGTCGAGGCGGAGACGGGCGGCTCCGGTCCCGGCTTCGGTGTCGCCGCCGCCGTCCTCGCGCTGTTGTCAATCGCGCTGCTCGCGCGACGGCGCGACTGA
- a CDS encoding DUF7577 domain-containing protein, with amino-acid sequence MEVWTWIVAYIVGFALLQLLVYRYVRDSDPSVEGPGVGDQRAVGVDREGVPAADETGIYCRNCGTHNERVSTYRYCKQCLTPLG; translated from the coding sequence ATGGAGGTGTGGACGTGGATAGTCGCCTACATCGTCGGCTTCGCCCTCCTCCAGTTGCTGGTCTACCGGTACGTCCGGGACAGCGACCCCTCGGTCGAGGGGCCGGGCGTCGGTGACCAACGGGCCGTCGGCGTCGACCGGGAGGGCGTCCCGGCCGCCGACGAGACGGGCATCTACTGCCGCAACTGCGGCACGCACAACGAACGCGTCTCCACGTATCGCTACTGCAAGCAGTGTCTCACGCCGCTGGGGTAG